In the Cheilinus undulatus linkage group 19, ASM1832078v1, whole genome shotgun sequence genome, one interval contains:
- the LOC121527011 gene encoding inositol monophosphatase 1-like — protein MEDPWQSAYDIAVKVAREAGAVIRKAGESEIRVCTKSTTVDLVTQTDERVEKIIIGALKKEFGEGTHKFIGEESVAKGQPCILTDAPTWIIDPVDGTTNFVHGFPFVAVSIAFAVNKELEFGVIYSCLEDKMYKARRGQGAYCDDEKITVSDVAEIKKSIIISEHGTDRSPEKVKKIFSTMQRILCIPVHGLRGSGTAATNMCLVACGAVEAFFEIGIHCWDIAAGAVIVKEAGGVLLDVDGGPFDLMSRRMVSANNETIAKRIIKEIEVFDAERDDAVVQKSN, from the exons ATGGAAGACCCATGGCAAAGTGCGTACGACATTGCTGTTAAAGTGGCAAGAGAAGCTGGAGCG gTGATTAGGAAAGCTGGAGAGAGCGAGATAAGAGTCTGCACGAAGAGCACAACTGTAGACCTCGTCACTCAGACTGACGAGAGGGTGGAGAAAATCATCATCGGGGCTCTTAAAAAGGAGTTTGGAGAAGGCACGCACAA ATTCATTGGAGAGGAGTCGGTCGCAAAGGGGCAGCCATGCATCTTAACGGATGCGCCAACGTGGATCATCGACCCCGTGGACGGCACCACAAACTTCGTGCATGG ATTCCCCTTTGTGGCTGTGTCCATTGCGTTTGCTGTCAATAAGGAG TTGGAGTTTGGCGTGATCTACAGCTGCTTGGAAGACAAAATGTACAAAGCGAGGAGGGGACAGGGAGCTTACTGTGACGATGAAAAAATCACCGTGTCAGATGTAGCAG AAATCAAAAAGTCCATCATCATCTCTGAACATGGAACCGACAGGAGCCCAGAGAAAGTAAAAAAGATCTTCTCCACCATGCAGAGGATCCTCTGCATCCCAGTGCATGG GCTCCGTGGGTCAGGAACTGCTGCCACTAACATGTGTTTGGTGGCGTGTGGGGCGGTGGAGGCCTTCTTTGAGATTGGGATCCACTGCTGGGACATCGCTGCAGGAGCAGTTATAGTGAAAGAAGCTGGAGGAGTACTCCTGGATGTTGATG GCGGACCGTTTGACTTGATGTCTCGGAGGATGGTTTCAGCGAACAACGAGACGATCGCTAAGAGGATCATCAAGGAAATTGAAGTGTTCGATGCAGAGAGGGACGACGCCGTGGTTCAGAAGTCAAATTAA